CAAGGCAGCTTATCGCCGGCGAGGAAGTAGTCCCTTTTGGTTTTCTTTCGCTTAGTAGATGCATACAGGCCCAAGCCCAGTACGCCCAGGATATAGACCCCGAAAATGATGGCATCCAAAGCAGAGAGGTTTGATCCCATGTGTGCGTGATTGTTAGATAAGGGAAAAGGAACATGGTTTTGCAAACCATTACTCCTTCCACTCGTTCATTGGTTTAGTTTTTATTACAGGATGCTTTCGTTCAGGGGCAGCTCAATGCCTGCAGCAGCCGCCACACTCAGTAGCTGGTCTACATCCCATGGCTCGAAGAAAGCTGGCTCGGGGCCTCTTACTTTGGAAGAGCGAATCACACCTTTCTTTACTAGGATCTCTTTCCACAGGCAACGGTTGGCCACATCTTTTTCGTATGCGGCTAGTCGTGAGTATGGTGCAAAATAGTTAACCGCTTCTTGCATCTTACCTTCCTCCAACAGGTTCCAGGTATTGCTGAACTCTGCCGGCATATAACAGGCCGGCATGGTACCACAGCAACCTGCCTCATATTCTTCCGGCAGGAACACGCCGCTGTTGCCACCAAACACACCTACGAGGTTATTTTTTGGATGTGCCAGCAGCTTGCGGGCTTTGTGAATGATATTGCCTGACTCCAGTTTGATATACTTCAGGTTTTCCAGGCGGGAAGAAAGATTGGCCAGGAAATCTACCGGCAGCGAAATATCACTAAGCTGGTGGTCCTGCAAAATGATGGGAATATTAATCGCTTTGTCAATAGCGGTAAAATAGGACTCTATTTCCCCGAGGCCTGAACGCCAGCGGCCAAAGAAAGGAGGCATACACATTACCGCGGCAGCTCCTGCCTCCTCGGCCTGGCGAGCCAGCTGGGCAGCGCAGTATGATGAAGGGTGATTGACGGTAACCACTACTGGTATACGACCATTTACTTTTTGGATCACAAAGGCGGTAAGCGCCTTTTTCTCTTCGTCCAGCATCAGGTGGCCTTCCGAGGCATTAGCCCCAGTAACCAGGCCATGTAATCCGTTATCAATACAATAGTTGATCAGGTTCTCCTGGCTTTCATAATCGATACGCTCATCGTCGTGAAAACAGGTTCCGAGAATAGCAAAAGTTCCTCTAAAAGAATGTTGTGGTGCCATGAAAGGTTTATAAGATTAAATAGATTAATGATAGTAGAGACGAAAGGATCAAAAACAGGGTCACTGTTTTTTGAAATATATGATTGGGCAGCATGCGAAAAGAAAGCATGCCCAGCACATAGCCAGCCAGCGAAGGCCCTATAAGCTTGAGCAACAGCGGCATTGTACCGGGCGCAAAGTCGGTTTGCAGCGTCATGCTGATAACACCAAAGCTCATGATCAGGAACAGGTAGGACAACATGGTGTTTCTTGTTTGTTCCTTATTGGTGAACACAGCGTTGAGGTGCAGGGCCACCAGTGGTCCGTTGATCCCTGTAGAGGGAGTGAGCACGCCACTGAAAAATCCGCCCACCCATGACATATAATTATGTGCAAAGAATACTTTGTTTTTAGTCAGCGATACTACAGAGGCCAACAGGATAACGCCAAGGGTTACCTGCTTTAGCACCAGCGCATTGACGTAGCTGATAATCGCCAATCCTACTAATAGTCCGACAGTCGCACTAACGATCAGTTTGAGCAGGGTGCCCCGTTGGATAGACTGGAGATTTTTACCAGAGAACATCGCCACTAAGGAAGTGAGTACCGACATACAGAGGTTGAAGTAAACCAGCATGGTAAAGTCCAGCTTGTCTACCAGCAACAGCGTAGTAGCGATAGCAAAGCCGAAGCCAATGAGTCCCTGGATCCAGCCAGCCAGCAGAAAGGCAAAAAACAATAACAGCAGCGACGGCATCAGGGAGTCATTTTTGAAGTCAGAGAAAGCCCTCCATCCACCAGGAGGGTTGTACCAGTAATATTCATTCCTGTAAAAGAAGACAGCATACCCACATGGTCCGCTACTTCCTCTACCGACACCAGTGTATGCATGGGTATAGAATCCAGGTGCGTCTGCCGCAAGGCAGGATCTTTCTGCTGGTTCTTTTTCGACAGACCACCTTCTACAATACCGGGTGCCACTTCGTTTACCAGGATATGGTGCGCCGCCAGTTCGAGCGCCAGGCTCTTGCACAACATGCGGATGGCGGCTTTAGAAATACAATAGGATGAAATGCGTGCATTAGGTCGCTCGGCCGCCCAGCTACCGATAAATACAATGCGACCGGGCAGTTCCTTGTTTTTGATACGTTGCGCTGCCTGTACTGCCATATGATAACTACCCCAGAAGTTCACATCCATCTGCCGACGCAACTCGGACGAAGGCATATCGCTAAGCGATCCCGCTACTACAATACCTGCATTGGGCACTACTACCTGGGGCGTACCCCAGTGTTCTTCTACGCGGTTAAGCCAGTCCGTTACTTCCGCTTCTACCGACACATCAGCGCGGGTATAAAGCAGCTCACGACAACCTGCGGTGCGTAAGGCCTCCAGTTGTGATTGTACCGCAGCTTCTTCCTGTAGGTCGCTGAGGGCAATCTTTGCTCCCAGTTTTCCCAGGTGAATAGCTATCGCCTGGCCGATGTCACCAAGCCCCCCACTGATCAATGCTATTTTGTTTTCCATAGTTTCCACGCTCACTTATGCCATTTTATTTTCGGTATATCCCAGTTTGTCGATGGCTACGTTTACTACGTCGCCGGGCTTTAACCATACTTTTTCTTTATGGCCCATGATCACACCTTGCGGTGTGCCGGTCAGGATCAGGTCGCCGGGCTCCAGGGTCATATGCTTAGATAGGAACTCAATAATCTCCGCCACTGTAAAGACCATGTCGGCGGTGTTGGAGTTTTGCCGCTGTTCTCCGTTAAGGGTGCAGGTCAACTGCAGGGTCTGCGGGTCGCCCACTTCATCGGCGGTGACCAGGTATTTGCCAAGTGGCAGGAATGCATCGAGGCTTTTACCCATCAACCACTGTGAGCTCATGAACTGCAGGTCGCGACAGGACAGATCGTTAGCCACGCAATAGCCCAGCACATAGTCTAAGGCCTCCTCTTTTTGCACATGCTTACCCTTTTTTCCAATGACCACGGCCAGTTCCACCTCGTAGTCAAACTCCACCCCCACTGAACCCAGAGGCACATCCGATTGAAAGTCCGTAAGGGTATTGCTATACTTGGTAAAGGCCACGGGCACGGTAGGTATGGCCATTCCGCTTTCAATGGCGTGCTGGCGATAGTTGAGACCAATGCAAATGATCTTGGGTGGACGGGGTACGCAAGGCGCAATCGTCAGCCCTTCTTCGGGTAGGCGGTATTGCGGATCATTCAGTCCGTTAGCAGCCAGCGTTTCCAGTTCTGCTACATCATCCAGGGTCATCGGGTTTTGAGGCCGCCATGTTGTATTCTGTTCTGCGAGGTATTTATCGATATCCAGCACCCCTTCTTCAGTGGCTATGCCGGGATACAATTGGTTGTCTTTCCTAAAATAAAGGATCTTCATCGTGGTTTATATTTTCAGTGTCTGGGTTCTATTTTGCAGCCTTTGGCAGCAACCATTAATAAGTGGCGCGTCCGCCGGTAAGGTCAAAGGTGAAGCCCGTAGTAAAGCTGTTTTGCGGGGACACAATATACAAAGCCATGTTGACAGCTTCGTCAAGTGTACCACACCGTTTCATGGGAATTTTGTCGGTCATGTATTTTACCTGCGCCTCGGGCATAGCATCTACCAATGGGGTCCGTATCACCGCCGGTGCCATGGCATTGACGGTGATGCCAGTTTCGGCATACTCCTTACCCTGCACCTTAGTCATTCCAATTACTGCCGCCTTGGAAGACGAATAGGCCAGCATGCCCGCATTGCCTTCC
This genomic interval from Flavisolibacter tropicus contains the following:
- a CDS encoding dihydrodipicolinate synthase family protein — its product is MAPQHSFRGTFAILGTCFHDDERIDYESQENLINYCIDNGLHGLVTGANASEGHLMLDEEKKALTAFVIQKVNGRIPVVVTVNHPSSYCAAQLARQAEEAGAAAVMCMPPFFGRWRSGLGEIESYFTAIDKAINIPIILQDHQLSDISLPVDFLANLSSRLENLKYIKLESGNIIHKARKLLAHPKNNLVGVFGGNSGVFLPEEYEAGCCGTMPACYMPAEFSNTWNLLEEGKMQEAVNYFAPYSRLAAYEKDVANRCLWKEILVKKGVIRSSKVRGPEPAFFEPWDVDQLLSVAAAAGIELPLNESIL
- a CDS encoding sulfite exporter TauE/SafE family protein; translated protein: MPSLLLLFFAFLLAGWIQGLIGFGFAIATTLLLVDKLDFTMLVYFNLCMSVLTSLVAMFSGKNLQSIQRGTLLKLIVSATVGLLVGLAIISYVNALVLKQVTLGVILLASVVSLTKNKVFFAHNYMSWVGGFFSGVLTPSTGINGPLVALHLNAVFTNKEQTRNTMLSYLFLIMSFGVISMTLQTDFAPGTMPLLLKLIGPSLAGYVLGMLSFRMLPNHIFQKTVTLFLILSSLLSLIYLIL
- a CDS encoding SDR family NAD(P)-dependent oxidoreductase, coding for MENKIALISGGLGDIGQAIAIHLGKLGAKIALSDLQEEAAVQSQLEALRTAGCRELLYTRADVSVEAEVTDWLNRVEEHWGTPQVVVPNAGIVVAGSLSDMPSSELRRQMDVNFWGSYHMAVQAAQRIKNKELPGRIVFIGSWAAERPNARISSYCISKAAIRMLCKSLALELAAHHILVNEVAPGIVEGGLSKKNQQKDPALRQTHLDSIPMHTLVSVEEVADHVGMLSSFTGMNITGTTLLVDGGLSLTSKMTP
- a CDS encoding fumarylacetoacetate hydrolase family protein, with protein sequence MKILYFRKDNQLYPGIATEEGVLDIDKYLAEQNTTWRPQNPMTLDDVAELETLAANGLNDPQYRLPEEGLTIAPCVPRPPKIICIGLNYRQHAIESGMAIPTVPVAFTKYSNTLTDFQSDVPLGSVGVEFDYEVELAVVIGKKGKHVQKEEALDYVLGYCVANDLSCRDLQFMSSQWLMGKSLDAFLPLGKYLVTADEVGDPQTLQLTCTLNGEQRQNSNTADMVFTVAEIIEFLSKHMTLEPGDLILTGTPQGVIMGHKEKVWLKPGDVVNVAIDKLGYTENKMA